A portion of the Cotesia glomerata isolate CgM1 unplaced genomic scaffold, MPM_Cglom_v2.3 scaffold_15, whole genome shotgun sequence genome contains these proteins:
- the LOC123273861 gene encoding DNA-directed RNA polymerase II subunit RPB1-like has translation MRLQNPKPSQREFPQDQNGNHYPRPPAHGHPWSKPETDLYVNPKPVAFAYNAPSISNFATKEPQYYEDYPVATQGWYGLPPCGNNECEHADCEDPQAMAYSVNNNYPQNNNNYTQRNSQYRSLYQNPNHPGNYNPSYKPYTSRPPYNPQYNPQYPPQTKPQYSSQNPEYFPKNQRPQYQQTRTHGIVQSTQLPQGPSLVTSMEIYSESSPVLLERHIQSSEICNCPGCPKRNLKKEEDPLEPSLNLMGARPTEVKTSQPQLPQQITAAMYRQHN, from the exons ATGAGGCTTCAAAATCCGAAACCTTCACAAAGAGAATTTCCTCAAGATCAGAATGGGAATCACTATCCTC gACCCCCAGCCCATGGACACCCGTGGTCCAAACCGGAAACAGATCTCTATGTCAATCCGAAACCGGTCGCATTCGCTTACAATGCACCGAGCATATCAAATTTCGCTACCAAAGAACCACAATACTACGAAGACTATCCAGTTGCAACTCAAGGCTGGTATGGACTACCACCTTGTGGAAACAACGAATGCGAACATGCAGATTGCGAAGATCCTCAAGCGATGGCGTATTCCGTCAACAATAACTATCctcaaaataacaacaattacACACAAAGAAATTCCCAATATCGATCTCTCTATCAAAATCCAAATCACCCTGGAAATTATAATCCTTCCTACAAACCCTACACCTCCCGTCCTCCCTACAACCCTCAGTATAATCCTCAATACCCCCCACAAACTAAACCCCAATATTCTTCCCAAAACCCCGAATATTTTCCTAAAAATCAACGCCCCCAATACCAGCAAACAAGAACACATGGAATAGTGCAATCAACGCAACTGCCGCAAGGGCCATCCCTAGTTACATCAATGGAGATATACTCTGAGTCATCACCAGTACTGTTAGAAAGACACATTCAGAGCTCAGAGATCTGCAACTGCCCAGGCTGCCCGAAGAGAAACCTCAAGAAAGAGGAAGATCCTTTAGAGCCTTCTTTAAACTTGATGGGCGCTCGTCCGACCGAGGTAAAGACGAGTCAGCCCCAACTGCCTCAACAAATTACAGCAGCCATGTACCGTCAACACAATTAG